In Bos taurus isolate L1 Dominette 01449 registration number 42190680 breed Hereford chromosome 13, ARS-UCD2.0, whole genome shotgun sequence, the DNA window GACCTCAGCAGGCTACCTCATTGCTCAGAGTTTCTGTTGCCTGGTTGACAAGTAAAGATGGTGACACCATCCTTAGAGCATTTCTGGGAACTGGAGCTAGCATCCTTCAAGTGCCCAGCACTTGCCTGTCAGGTCCTCAGTGAACACTGGGCGATGGCTGTTAACTGCCAGTCTAGGCTCTGGACTTCTGGGCGTGGGGCTGGGAGCAGGGCAGAAAGGCACTCCCAGCGTTCTGCTCAGTCTCTGCTCTCCCCGCAGGCATTCCCATCAAGAGCACCATGGACAATCCCACCACCACACAGTACGCCAACCTCATGCACAACTTCATCTTGAAGGCCCGGAGCACCGTGCGCGAAATTGACCCCCAGAATGACCTCACTTTCCTTCGAATTCGctccaagaaaaatgaaattatggtTGCACCAGGtaaggggtcttccccacccctACTTGAGAGCAGACCCTCACTCCATGCTTGGTAGCTATCGGGAAGGCTTCGGGTGTGGGTGTGTCCATGGGTTCCACAGAAAGGCCTGAGAGCAGAAGGCACAGATTTGAGTGTCTCATCGGCTGGCCTGGCCCAGCTGGCATCCCCAGCAAGTCCTCATTCACAGTGACTCTAGGCAGACCCTGTCCTGGGTTCTGGGCCCTAGTAGGGAATTATGGTGTCATGGGGGAGATAGAcatctaagtgtgtgtgtgtgtgtgtgtgtgtgtggttcagtCATGATTTGGGGGAACTCAAGGAGCATTTGGGCACATGGAGGAGGGCGTGATTAGGCTTGCTTGTGGCAGTCAGcaaaggcttcccagaggagggcaCAGGTGAAGGGGAAGCGAgtggggtgggagttgggggggTGGAGTTGGAGCTGTgcccaaagaaaaaagaatgcagtGATTCTAAACCAAAGTGTGAGGCAAAACCACCATGCACTCattcattctaaaaaaaaaaaaaaaaaacacaaaaaaacattaatttgccCACTTCTTAAATACAGTCCTGTTTCTGTGGTCCCCATGCAGACAGTCTTTCCTCCAGCATGGGAAGGGATTGCTTTGTTTTCACATGAAGTACCTGGGGACTGTGTCTTAGCATCTGTTCTCAGGGTGACGAGATGCTCACCCTGGGAGGTGCCCCTAAGCACTGGGGCCACAGGAGGGGTCAGCAGGGCCACCTGCCCTGCCCCACTTCACTCTCATGCACGGCCTGCTGTGGTAGACGGATCCTCCAGCACTGTTTGCAGTTACTCCTCTCTCACCATCCCCTTGGTGGCTGAGCCCCGAGGTGAGTGTGCATGAGGTGTTGGAGGTGGCTGCAGTGCAGCCTGTCTAGAGCAGCAGGATGTGTGTAGGAAGGAGGGGAGGTGATGTGTATGGTCCGATTTAGAAGGCCTCAGGCGCCAAACTCAGCTGTCTGGACTGGACTTAGTGAGCGGAGGTTTCTTCAAGGCAGTCAGTAATAGGATTGTGATTGGGGGCCTGGACGaaggagggcagggggagggctggCACAGTGACTGGCCCTGGGCTTGCCACACAGGCAGCGAGGAGGCTGGCTGCAGAATTCTGAGGTCATTTGAGAGGGGCCAGCCCCTCCTTGTGGCAGAGCATCACCACTCCTGTCCCCAGGCCTGTCCAGGCCCAGTGGAGCTGTTTGGAAGGCTGTGAAGGAGAGCCCCATAGAGCCAGTCACGGGGGCCCCCGGTCTCCTGGGGACTCTCCCTAGAGGGCTGGGGACAGAGCAGGTCAGTCACAAGTGAAAACATAGAATAACTTCAGAGTCATTTATTCCAAAGACATACATACATTGTTTATCAACATAATCATTCTCTAATGGGTCTCAGGCCAACCAGTGATGAGGTCTCTGATTCTGTCAGAAAATAGACTGCAGCGGGCATGCCAGCTATTTTCCCAGCTTCACCTCTTATGAGTCCAACCTTAAGCAAATAACAGAGCACCAGCGAACCTGTTTCCATCTCTGTAAAATGTCTGGCAGGGGACGGTCCTGCTCTGGTATTCGGAGATGCCTCATCTGGTTGAATATGTTGGCACGAGGTCAGCAGAAAAGCTTGAGATCAGATTTAAACTCAAATCCCTCTCAAGACTTCATGCTGCGTGGTTACAGACAAACCTCCCCTCCCCTAAAAGTCAGGCTGCCAACCCTCCAAATCGGAGCAGACCTCATGCCCCACCTGGGACCCCACAGTGTGAAGCAAGGACAGATGTCTCCAAATCGCCAGACTCTCCATAGACAGCATTTCCTGGCTTAAAGCTTCTAAGAATGTCTGCTTGGAACAGGGCAGTCAAGCCTTAACACACGACTTCCCACAAAGCACTGGAGTGCTGTTACTGAATGTGGAGCCTGGTTATTTGGAAGAAAAGACATGGGTATTGCTAATAGTATCTATTCATTAGTTTTGTTGGTAGcttgttatttctatttttatttgtgatttttcactTACACAGATTGCTTAGCCATGAGACTTGGTCATATAATAGCTGCTCCTTCCGAGATGTCCATCGTCAAGGGAAGAAGCAAGGTTTAGGCTTGAATCTGAACAGACACAAAGCAGACATGGCCAAGGTTTTCACGTGTTCAGCAAGAGGCAGACCAGAGGTGCCCAGCACCTGAGTCAAACTCAGCTCTCCCACCTGGCATATTAGCCTTGGCTTGGCCAAGTCATTTAATTCTCTGAGCCTTAGTGTTCTCAgtagtaaaaataagaaaacaccgGTCCCTGCCTCATAGAGTAATTGGAGGATTCACTGAGATGCTGTTTGAGAAGGGATCAACCCAGAGCCAGCATGGGGAAGCCTTGGTAAATGTTTGAGTGTGATTATTAAGTGGGCAAGGTTTAAACACCCTGCTtctcccatttcctcttctgtaaaatgagaggcAGTCAGGCTCACCCCAGAGGACTTGGACTTGCTATGATTTCATAACGGACATTCCTTCTGACTGGCTCAATCCCCAGAGCTGGAACTCAGGTGCCTTTGAAATTTTCTAGTCCAGAAGGTTCTGGAAGGCCAGCAACTGAAGTTGTGACAGAACTGACATTAACCCAAGACTAGCAGGGTTGAGGTTAGAATTCCATCTTGGATACTAACTGTCCTGGTAACCTTAAACAAGTGGCTCTCCCAGGACCtggagcatcagcatcacctggagcttgttaaaatgcagatttttacaTTTCGGACCCACGGACCCCAGGCCCAGTGAGTCCGAAGCCCTTGGAGTGGGGCCATCTGTGTTGTTTTAAACAGCCCACCAGGTTATTCCAGCACTCTGTAGTTGGAGAACCAGTACTGTAGGCAGTTCATTTAAACTCTGAACCTGAATTTCCCAATGCAAAAAACTTGATAACCCTACCTCCCTGTTGGTACTGGGAAGATTAGAAATGAGGATGGTCTGCCAAGCGCCACTGCTGGGCAGGGTAAGGAGCCTGCTTCCCTATAGCGTGTGCAGAAGCCTGCACAGGAAACATGCGGGTTCATCTTGTTTCCCCAGCCACAGCAAGCAGCCTGAGCGTCGATGCTTTTTATCCCTCTTCACCCCACCAGCATTTTACAGTTGGTGATTGAATGATTTATTGGCTTTGTGGTgtgtttttctcccattttacagttaGTGATTCTTTTTCTCATGTTTCCTCTCTTGCAGATAAAGACTATTTCCTGATTGTGATTCAGAATCCAACTGAATAAGCTGCTTTCTTGGCTCCCTGCGTCATTCCTTAATTTAATGCCCCTCAAGAATAATAGCGTTAATCATGTCCATTGACGGGCACGTGGAAGGCACGTTGGAGCCCTCCCAGGCTGGTCCGTGACCCGGTGGgctgcagcccctccccccaGCATCATTCCTGGCCAGCTGCCTCTGATTTTCCGGGAGGAGAATCACGTCCAGGTTTTGGAGCAAGAGCTTGTGAGAAGCCCACGCCCTGTTTCCTTCTGACTTTGTCGCCCTTGGAAAAGGCTGTTTTTCTTTAACTAAAAATAACCAGAATGCTTACCCGGCTGGCTGTGTGTCTTTAAACACGGGGTTGAAAAGGTCTTGCTTCCTGTGTGATCACATGGTCTGGAGGCTGAACCCGCGCCGCCCGCAGCCTGGGGGTGCTCTGTGCTCCTTCAGCACCTGTGGCCACACTTGCTGAGCCGGACACGGTTTATAACTGGTGTCCTGGTTTCTGGGCCTCTTGTCCCTCGCCATCCTTTTTATCGTTTCCCACGCCCATCAgtgttttgaaagattttttttccgaCTGCGCTTCACTAGGGAAAGGAGAACGAAATCTGTTGATGCCAGGTGTGGCTCATGTCACCTTCGTAGTTTGCTGCAGATGGGGTGGTACAGCATCTTAACGGTGAGGAAGTTGGGTTCTCTGGAATGGCTTGCCTGAGATCTCATGGACGGAGCACAGGCCTCTGACTCCAGCAGCTCTGCTGTTTCCATATTGCCTTCCCTAGAAATCCTAAGTGGTCTGGTTCACCCATGTGCTCACCCTGAGTAAGCATCTGCCTTCCCTTAAGGCGCGGAATGGGGTTGGGGGTGCGTTCACCACTCAATGAAGCCAAGCTGTAGGCCACTGGTCACCCAGCAGCACTCTGGGGTTTTTCCCTCCAGAAACTGTATTTTTGTTagggtttgtttttgtctttgtttcttgTTACAgaggaaaagggcttccctggtggctcagatgataaaaatccccctgcaatgcaggagacgtgggttggatccctaggtggggaagatcccctgagagaagggaatggcaacccactccagtattcttgcctggagaattccatctaCAAAGGATGGTGGGCTAccgcccatggggtcacagagagtcaaacacgactaagaTGACTACCACTGGCTGACAGAAGTAAAAGGTTTCAACTATAAAGCTTTCCCCCCCTTGTCCTGCTCCCTTCCCCAGCAGTAACCTCCATCTCCAGTGTGTGTCCACCCAACAAAAATGCTTTGCTCAATTTCCAGTGAAGTTTCCTTCACAGAGCACTCCCAGGGGAGTGTACCCTTGGGAGCCTGGAGGTGTAGTTTATAAGGGCTCAGCAAAATTTCTTCAAAATCTGTTCTAGTGGAAGATCATAAGAACTTTGCACTTCATAATCTGTTTGTCTTAGTATAGGAATAATCCTTTTAAATACTTTCCCCCAAATCTTCAAGCACACCTGATCCTCTGGGCAGTCACTGCGTGCTCGCCCTGTCACTGTGGGCCGGGAGGCAGTGATCACAGACGACACTGATCAGGGCTCGAGAGGAAGTGCGATGTGACCACCATTGTCTTTGTTCTCAGAGGCTATTGAGACTTGGATTCAAATCTAAGGTTCTCCTGTCCTTCTATCTTGAGTTTCTTCAAAAAGAGTAGCAGGGGAAGATGGTCTGATTGACAAATTACCCCAGAGGGGAGGTCAGGTTTCTATTACAGGATTATAGGAGGTCTGGCTCCAGGGCAGGAGTTTGGAAATGGTTTGGGGACCTGGCCCTCCTCCCTGCATTTAGTTCCCCGACCGCTCCCTCTTGTTTGCCTTAAAATTCACCATCATAAAACTTCCCTCCAGGCTCCGAGGAAAGTTTGGGCTCCCTCTGGCTTTGTGGAAAACCAGATGGTCTATGAACATAATGATGCTCCACCTCCTAATCCCCTGGGCAGTGgagcccacctgggaagcttgccTTGGATTCATTCCACTAAATAATGCTATAACACATGCAAGTACCCTAGTGTTTTCTGTACTTAAAAGTAGTAAGTGTACGGGAATAAAATAACCGCTAAGGTTAGAAACTGACACTGGAGGAGCATGGCTTCTGGGTTTCAGAAGTATATTTGCCCAAATAACAGGGTGTTTCTGTTCCCAGCATTATGGGgaagaaaaaactgttttttgACTGCATgaagcagcatgcaggatcttagttccccaaccagggatcgaacccacacctcctgcagtgggagcacagactcttaaccactggaccatgaaggaagtcctgaatattcttagagaagttgaaataattttatattctctATTTAATTCTATAATTGCTACAAGTAACATTTTGCTGTGTTTATCACATAACCAGCCATTGCtccctctatccatccatctgttgagtTTTTGGGTGCATTTcgaagtactgctgctgctgctaagtcacttcagtcgtgtccgactctgtgcgaccccatagacggcagcccaccaggatcccccgtccctgggactctccaggcaagaacactggagtgggttgccatttccttctgcaatgcatgaaagtgaaaagtcaaagtgaagtcgctcagtcgtgtccaactctttcggaccccatggactgcagcccaccaggctcctccatccgcaggattctccaggcaagaatgctggagttgggtgccatcgccttctccagatttTGAAGTACAGCTGCAGGCAGTGCACGCTCCTGAACACTACACGTGCGTGTCATTAACTAGTGTGTTTGCCCTTTTTGGAGAGTCGGTAAGATTTGCGTACAGTGAAATGCAGAGACCTCAAGTTTACCACTGAAGTAACAAATGCTTGCACCTGTCAGTCCAGCCCCCGCCCCCAAGCCCTTCGAGATCACTTCCACCCTAAAAtctctctcctgctgctgcccaGGCCATCTCCACCTCTACTCACCAGAGGCGGCCCCTGTCTGATTGCCTTCAGGTGTGATCTTCACCCTCCATGCTGTCGCTGGGCTCCCCAAACGGGGCCTGCAGTTCAGGTAAGTGGTGGCCTCCCTTCACCATTTATCTTTCCTCAGCCCCTGCTGCTGTTCTGGAATTCGGATATTTCTCTCTGAGCTGGTATTGCCTTTTCTTCAGAAATGAGTCCTAAAAACACTCCAGGAATTACAGTTTTTCTCCCTTTTCGTATATTTGACTCAAACCCAACTGTTCTTTTTGTGCATTTTTTCATTGAGAATCCTAAATCATCTTTCTGCACCAAATCCAAGTTCTCATGAATTAcccaaaaaagaacaaagaaatggaGATCTCATGAATTGGATCATTGCAGCAAAGATCAAATCATTAAATTTGAAGATTTGATAGAAGTCATTCGATAGGTAGAAATCATTAAATTGGCAGGTACATCAAATTGGTAGACGAAATCCAGGGTGAGCTTAAACTGATGAATCATATTCAATTAAGAAAATAACACAAACACATTCAAAGAACTGGGCCTACCATTATGTTAAACAAGCCCAGCTGGATCAAAGGGCACCTTTACCTGGGTCTCCCAGGCCTTTAACTTTATTCCCTGGGGCTTGCTCTTCCCCGGCCCCTGGATGGAACATAGGGCAAGTCCCGGGCTTCCCCCGTCAGCAGATGATGTGTCCGGTCCAGTGTAACAAAATGACTAAAAGGTGTTTGGGATAGAAGCTGCCCCTTCCTCAGGCTGGGTGCGCTGCCAGCCTTGCCCCTGGCAGtggagggaacagcaagtgcT includes these proteins:
- the DYNLRB1 gene encoding dynein light chain roadblock-type 1 isoform X1, which codes for MMHESETSGIHPWGSCPTGWNCGLITTLQAEVEETLKRLQSQKGVQGIIVVNTEGIPIKSTMDNPTTTQYANLMHNFILKARSTVREIDPQNDLTFLRIRSKKNEIMVAPDKDYFLIVIQNPTE
- the DYNLRB1 gene encoding dynein light chain roadblock-type 1 — translated: MAEVEETLKRLQSQKGVQGIIVVNTEGIPIKSTMDNPTTTQYANLMHNFILKARSTVREIDPQNDLTFLRIRSKKNEIMVAPDKDYFLIVIQNPTE